A DNA window from Anaerolineales bacterium contains the following coding sequences:
- the atpF gene encoding F0F1 ATP synthase subunit B: MEKLGLNLGTLLLYTLNFAVLVIILRAWVFKPAIKALEERQKKIADGLYNAEVAAAARAKAESEAQHIINQAQQETARKLREAADNAERASRETQAAAEKETAAIRDAARKEALAERDRILAEVRPKVAALAIAAAHKLIGESLDEKRQRALVDEFFSGVRDGKVVLLEEGTERLPASGAEVVSALPLSETEQNSIRKEMGRKAGVDIPVAFGVDPNLLGGLKIRVGDRVIDGSVAGQIENLRKTLL; encoded by the coding sequence ATGGAAAAGCTTGGATTAAACCTCGGGACATTGCTGCTCTATACTCTCAACTTCGCCGTCCTGGTGATCATCCTCCGGGCGTGGGTGTTTAAACCGGCGATCAAGGCTTTGGAGGAGAGGCAAAAGAAGATCGCCGACGGCCTATACAACGCCGAGGTGGCGGCCGCCGCCCGGGCCAAGGCGGAATCCGAAGCCCAGCACATCATCAACCAAGCCCAGCAGGAAACCGCGCGGAAACTCCGCGAAGCCGCCGACAATGCCGAGCGGGCGAGCCGGGAAACCCAGGCGGCGGCGGAGAAGGAGACCGCCGCGATACGGGACGCGGCCCGCAAGGAGGCGCTGGCGGAACGCGACCGGATTCTGGCGGAGGTGCGGCCCAAGGTGGCCGCCCTGGCGATCGCCGCCGCCCATAAGCTGATCGGCGAATCGCTGGACGAGAAGCGCCAGCGCGCGTTGGTGGACGAGTTTTTCAGCGGCGTGCGCGACGGCAAGGTCGTCCTGCTCGAGGAAGGCACCGAACGGCTGCCGGCTTCCGGCGCCGAGGTGGTCAGCGCCCTGCCGCTCAGCGAGACCGAGCAAAACTCCATCCGCAAAGAAATGGGCCGGAAGGCGGGCGTGGATATTCCGGTCGCCTTTGGAGTGGATCCGAACCTGCTAGGCGGGCTGAAAATCCGGGTCGGAGACCGCGTGATTGACGGCTCGGTGGCGGGTCAGATCGAAAATCTGCGAAAAACCCTGTTATAG
- a CDS encoding F0F1 ATP synthase subunit C, producing MTQDQWVLITEAFVQGTRYIAAGLAMLSTIGAGLGVGMAALGGMQAMGRNPDAGGMLQTSMILGIVFAEAIAIYALAVALIIVFV from the coding sequence ATGACTCAGGATCAATGGGTGTTAATCACCGAAGCCTTCGTCCAGGGCACGCGCTACATCGCCGCGGGGTTGGCCATGCTCAGCACGATCGGCGCCGGATTGGGAGTCGGCATGGCGGCCCTGGGCGGCATGCAGGCGATGGGCCGCAATCCCGACGCGGGCGGGATGCTCCAAACGAGCATGATCCTCGGGATTGTCTTTGCCGAGGCGATCGCCATTTACGCCCTGGCGGTGGCGCTGATCATCGTCTTCGTATGA
- a CDS encoding F0F1 ATP synthase subunit A produces the protein MISIPKHRGKYGFKRWIVLGLLALAAGAAFVGPRWYGPLKPVIPTVTLASEEIWPGAKIIPAFDLGSFHFPGIPFTNTVLSVLLGDLVLVGIGLFLVLPYVRGGNPLPSKLYLAFEMLLEYFWNLVKNSVGVRWAGRVFPIAMTIFLLILCANWIKMIPGYEVVGWLKPVEGEHGDKAHPAVPLAGGFYALDGSAAEGAGEAGPRYELVPFLRGAATDINFPASMAVFTVGCIFVFGFWAQKGAFLGKYLPLHITFSSPMEMILGFSNLLVGVLEFILEFVKIISLTLRLFGNIFAGGLLLMIVGSLTVVGVPAFLEGFEFFVGTIQAYVFALLTVIFIQIAMGGHGDGRESKH, from the coding sequence ATGATTTCGATCCCCAAGCATAGGGGGAAATACGGCTTCAAGCGCTGGATCGTGCTGGGGCTTCTGGCCCTGGCCGCGGGAGCGGCGTTCGTCGGCCCGCGGTGGTACGGGCCGCTGAAGCCGGTCATTCCGACGGTGACTCTCGCCAGCGAGGAGATCTGGCCGGGGGCGAAAATCATCCCGGCTTTCGATCTCGGCTCCTTCCATTTCCCCGGCATCCCCTTCACCAATACGGTCCTCTCCGTACTGCTGGGCGACCTGGTGTTGGTGGGAATCGGACTGTTCCTCGTCCTCCCGTACGTACGCGGGGGCAATCCCCTTCCCTCCAAACTTTACCTCGCTTTCGAAATGCTGTTGGAATACTTCTGGAATTTGGTGAAGAATTCCGTCGGCGTTCGCTGGGCGGGACGCGTCTTTCCGATCGCGATGACGATTTTTCTGCTGATCCTGTGCGCGAACTGGATCAAGATGATCCCCGGCTACGAGGTGGTGGGGTGGTTGAAGCCGGTGGAGGGGGAGCACGGCGACAAAGCCCACCCGGCGGTGCCGCTGGCCGGGGGGTTCTACGCCCTGGATGGATCGGCGGCCGAAGGCGCCGGCGAAGCCGGGCCGAGGTACGAGCTGGTTCCTTTCCTCCGCGGTGCGGCCACCGACATCAACTTTCCGGCTTCGATGGCGGTGTTCACGGTGGGATGCATCTTTGTCTTCGGGTTCTGGGCGCAGAAGGGGGCGTTCCTCGGCAAGTATCTGCCGCTCCACATCACCTTTTCTTCGCCGATGGAAATGATCCTCGGATTCAGCAATCTCCTGGTGGGCGTGCTGGAATTCATCCTCGAATTCGTAAAGATCATCTCGCTCACCCTTCGCCTGTTCGGCAACATCTTCGCCGGCGGCCTGCTGTTGATGATCGTCGGATCGCTGACGGTGGTCGGCGTCCCGGCGTTCCTGGAAGGCTTCGAGTTCTTCGTCGGCACGATCCAAGCCTACGTGTTCGCGCTGTTGACCGTGATCTTCATCCAAATCGCGATGGGCGGCCACGGCGACGGTCGGGAAAGCAAGCATTAA
- a CDS encoding NADH-quinone oxidoreductase subunit N — translation MSLLPELLLLFLALIVLGLDLILPERRRAALGALTALGTAGILAVALLGGGAAEGVATLNADALALFFRGLFLAGAAAAALISLDCEGVRDRGEYYALLLFATIGLCLMVSASDLVMLALAVEMAAVPLYILAGILRRDPRSAEAGLKYFLFGATASAAMLYGFSLVYGLTGATDLQAAAAALKSAGLPVLLAALLPILAGLGVKVAAVPFHFWAPDVYEGAPTPVAAFLSTAVKAAGFAVLLRLLAAVFPAPAEAYGGALISVMAAAGMTLGNLLALAQKNLKRLLAYSSIAHAGYALIGLAALTPQGSAAAAFYLLTYALANLAAFAVAALAERAAGSGDLAALAGLGRRSPAAAWAMSAALLSLAGMPPFAGFAAKWFLFASAAQAGLTWLAAVGALNSVLALSYYLGILKVMFLSRAADEPLPLSVPPATAAVLAAAVAGILWMGVAASPWFEAALEAVRPLFAG, via the coding sequence ATGTCCCTGCTCCCCGAACTGCTTTTGCTGTTTCTCGCGCTGATCGTCCTCGGGCTGGATCTGATCCTGCCCGAGCGGCGCCGCGCCGCCCTGGGCGCACTCACCGCGCTGGGGACGGCCGGGATTCTTGCGGTTGCGCTGTTGGGCGGCGGCGCGGCGGAGGGCGTCGCCACGCTGAACGCCGACGCGCTGGCGCTCTTCTTCCGCGGCCTGTTCCTGGCCGGTGCGGCGGCCGCCGCGCTGATCTCCCTCGACTGCGAAGGTGTGAGGGATCGCGGCGAATACTACGCGCTCTTGCTGTTCGCGACGATCGGATTGTGCCTGATGGTCTCGGCCTCGGATCTGGTAATGCTGGCGCTGGCGGTGGAAATGGCGGCGGTTCCGCTGTACATCCTGGCGGGGATCCTCCGGCGCGACCCGCGCTCCGCCGAGGCCGGATTGAAATATTTCCTCTTCGGCGCGACGGCCTCGGCGGCGATGCTGTACGGGTTCTCGCTGGTGTACGGCCTCACCGGCGCGACGGACCTGCAGGCCGCGGCGGCCGCGTTGAAATCCGCCGGTTTGCCGGTGCTGTTGGCCGCGCTGCTGCCGATTCTCGCCGGGCTGGGAGTCAAGGTCGCCGCGGTGCCGTTCCACTTCTGGGCGCCGGACGTCTACGAGGGCGCGCCGACGCCCGTGGCCGCGTTCCTTTCCACCGCCGTCAAGGCCGCGGGCTTCGCCGTCCTGCTGCGGCTGTTGGCGGCCGTGTTCCCCGCGCCGGCCGAGGCTTATGGCGGGGCGCTGATTTCCGTCATGGCCGCGGCCGGGATGACTCTTGGAAACCTGCTGGCCTTGGCGCAGAAGAACTTAAAGCGGCTGTTGGCCTATTCCTCCATCGCCCACGCCGGCTATGCCCTGATCGGCCTGGCCGCGCTCACCCCGCAAGGATCGGCGGCGGCCGCCTTCTACCTGCTGACGTATGCGCTTGCCAACCTGGCGGCCTTCGCGGTGGCGGCGCTGGCGGAGCGCGCGGCGGGAAGCGGCGACCTGGCGGCGCTGGCCGGGCTCGGCCGCCGCTCGCCGGCCGCCGCCTGGGCGATGTCGGCGGCGCTGCTCTCGCTGGCGGGGATGCCGCCCTTCGCCGGATTTGCGGCCAAGTGGTTTTTGTTCGCCTCCGCCGCGCAGGCCGGGTTGACCTGGCTGGCCGCGGTCGGGGCGCTGAATTCGGTGCTGGCGCTTTCGTATTACCTCGGGATTCTGAAGGTGATGTTCCTTTCCCGCGCCGCGGACGAACCTCTTCCCCTTTCCGTTCCGCCTGCGACCGCCGCCGTCCTGGCCGCCGCCGTGGCGGGCATCCTCTGGATGGGTGTGGCCGCGTCGCCGTGGTTCGAGGCGGCGCTCGAGGCGGTCCGGCCGCTGTTCGCAGGCTGA
- a CDS encoding AtpZ/AtpI family protein, giving the protein MLEFAAVAQNSGKGNPLRLLDESQIAGLTAQSGCLVVGIVLAALVAGIWLDRILGTRPTLTLALVLGSMPVSLFLMFRIAMRVMGRKGKDAMPNGKGRNDFDPQA; this is encoded by the coding sequence ATGTTAGAATTCGCAGCCGTGGCGCAAAACTCCGGCAAGGGCAACCCTCTTCGTTTGTTGGACGAATCGCAAATCGCGGGTCTGACCGCCCAAAGCGGATGCCTGGTGGTCGGCATCGTCCTGGCGGCGCTCGTGGCCGGGATCTGGCTGGACCGGATTCTGGGAACCCGGCCGACGCTGACCCTCGCGCTGGTTCTGGGAAGCATGCCGGTATCGCTCTTCCTGATGTTCCGGATCGCCATGCGGGTGATGGGCCGGAAGGGGAAAGACGCCATGCCGAACGGGAAGGGACGGAATGATTTCGATCCCCAAGCATAG
- a CDS encoding UDP-N-acetylmuramoyl-L-alanyl-D-glutamate--2,6-diaminopimelate ligase yields MRLSQLMSDVPHAVLPPEGDPEIAGVERDSRRISPGELFVACTGGTVDGHQFIRQAVAAGAAAVVGERGEEAAGVPFVRVPDSRRALGLISAAWFGNPSRKLVLIGVTGTDGKTTTVNLIFHILRRAGLRAGMITTVGAVIAGREVDTGFHVTTPEAPALQEYLARMADARLTHCVMEVTSHGLAQHRTAGCEFDIAAVTNITHEHLDYHGTFETYRAVKAGLFADLGAAPPKGGSPERLAVLNADDPSFDYLRGRTKARVFSYGRRAKADLTAADVRSDLEGLRMTVEAGGSTVPVRSGLHGVYNADNILAALAAASGGLGIGLEAAAAALAEAPGVPGRWEVIAEGQDFLAVVDFAHTPNSLRQVLGGARAAAPEGARVIAVFGAAGLRDREKRRQMAAAGIELADLTILTAEDPRTESLGEILEEMAAGARSRGGVEGVNFLRVPDRGRALREAVRAARKGDVVVACGKGHEQSMCFGEVEYPWDDRQAMRAVLAQLLGKPGPALPALPTSDSMKEES; encoded by the coding sequence ATGCGTCTTTCCCAGTTGATGTCCGACGTCCCGCACGCCGTTTTGCCCCCGGAGGGGGATCCGGAAATCGCAGGCGTGGAGCGGGATTCGCGGAGAATCAGCCCCGGGGAATTGTTCGTGGCGTGCACGGGGGGAACGGTCGACGGCCATCAGTTCATCCGCCAGGCGGTGGCGGCCGGCGCGGCGGCCGTGGTCGGGGAGCGGGGGGAGGAGGCGGCCGGAGTCCCTTTTGTCCGGGTTCCGGACAGCCGCCGGGCGCTTGGACTGATCTCGGCGGCCTGGTTCGGGAATCCCTCCCGCAAGCTGGTGCTGATCGGCGTGACCGGCACCGACGGCAAGACCACCACGGTCAACCTGATCTTCCACATCCTGCGCCGGGCGGGGTTGCGGGCGGGGATGATCACGACGGTCGGCGCGGTCATCGCCGGGCGCGAGGTGGACACCGGGTTCCACGTCACCACGCCGGAAGCGCCCGCGCTGCAGGAATATCTGGCGCGGATGGCGGACGCCCGGCTGACCCATTGCGTGATGGAAGTCACCTCGCACGGCCTGGCCCAGCACCGGACGGCCGGGTGCGAGTTCGACATCGCCGCGGTGACCAACATCACCCATGAGCACCTGGATTACCACGGCACCTTTGAAACCTACCGGGCGGTGAAAGCCGGATTGTTCGCCGATCTGGGGGCCGCTCCGCCCAAAGGCGGATCGCCGGAGCGGCTGGCGGTGCTGAACGCGGACGATCCTTCGTTCGACTATCTGCGCGGGCGGACGAAGGCGAGGGTCTTCAGCTACGGGCGGCGGGCTAAGGCCGACCTCACGGCGGCGGACGTCCGTTCGGATTTGGAGGGATTGCGGATGACCGTCGAGGCGGGCGGGTCGACCGTCCCGGTCCGGTCCGGCTTGCACGGCGTTTATAATGCCGACAACATCCTGGCCGCGCTGGCGGCGGCGTCGGGCGGCCTCGGGATCGGCCTGGAGGCCGCGGCGGCCGCGCTGGCGGAGGCGCCCGGAGTGCCCGGCCGCTGGGAAGTGATCGCCGAGGGGCAGGATTTTCTGGCGGTGGTGGATTTCGCGCATACGCCGAATTCACTGCGCCAGGTTTTGGGGGGCGCGCGCGCGGCCGCGCCGGAGGGGGCGCGCGTGATCGCCGTGTTCGGTGCGGCCGGCCTGCGCGACCGCGAAAAGCGGCGGCAGATGGCCGCCGCCGGTATCGAGCTCGCCGATCTGACGATTTTGACGGCCGAGGATCCGCGCACCGAGAGCCTCGGGGAAATCCTCGAGGAGATGGCCGCCGGCGCGCGCTCCCGCGGCGGGGTGGAAGGCGTGAATTTTCTGCGCGTCCCGGACCGCGGCCGCGCCCTGCGCGAAGCCGTGCGCGCGGCCCGCAAGGGCGACGTGGTCGTTGCCTGCGGGAAGGGCCACGAACAATCGATGTGTTTCGGAGAGGTAGAATATCCCTGGGACGACCGGCAGGCGATGCGCGCAGTTCTGGCGCAGCTTCTGGGCAAGCCCGGACCGGCGCTGCCGGCGTTGCCGACGTCCGATTCGATGAAGGAGGAAAGTTGA
- a CDS encoding peptidylprolyl isomerase, giving the protein MLCNSRTVLAALAAAAALAACQTATTTPTPADLRGLGTPLTTQMKWANPPPMLIDKTKIYIANFKTVKGDFRIQLFAEQAPFAVNNFVFLARQGYYNNTTFHRVLADFMAQGGDPSGTGSGGPGYTFDDEISEDLKFDKPGVLAMANYGSNTNGSQFFITFKEYPELDGRYTIFGQVVSGMDVVLSITLRDPSANPTTPGDALYSVTIEESPFSLLPPPTATATLKYPRPTTDVRSLATLEVTARGDLFTGPPNMAIDPTHAYQASVYTTQGLLVFDLCAAEAPQSVNNFVVLARMGYWDSFPFNYVERHKFLLTGQPAGLAESDIGYTIPHEAGCPNEAGALGYWLAEDGEDSSASQLYILLVTNKVLDGKNTAFGRLANKEALDNANKITTNDRIVTIRIDDLGVAPTPTETRTPGPTRTATPTRTATPTKTSTADPYATASATATDTSTATPTPTA; this is encoded by the coding sequence ATGCTTTGCAATTCCCGGACCGTCCTCGCGGCGCTGGCGGCCGCAGCGGCGCTGGCGGCCTGCCAAACCGCCACCACCACCCCCACGCCGGCGGACCTGCGCGGATTGGGGACCCCGCTCACCACCCAGATGAAGTGGGCCAATCCTCCGCCGATGCTCATCGACAAAACGAAGATCTATATCGCCAATTTCAAAACGGTTAAGGGCGATTTCCGGATCCAGCTCTTTGCGGAACAGGCGCCCTTCGCGGTGAACAATTTCGTGTTCCTGGCCCGCCAGGGATACTACAACAACACCACCTTCCACCGCGTGCTGGCGGATTTCATGGCCCAGGGCGGCGATCCGAGCGGGACCGGGAGCGGCGGGCCCGGCTACACGTTCGACGACGAGATCAGCGAGGACCTGAAGTTCGACAAGCCGGGCGTGCTGGCGATGGCCAACTACGGATCCAACACCAACGGCAGCCAATTCTTCATCACCTTCAAGGAGTATCCGGAATTGGACGGCCGCTACACGATCTTCGGCCAGGTGGTTTCCGGCATGGACGTGGTGCTTTCGATCACGCTCCGGGATCCCTCGGCCAATCCGACCACGCCCGGGGATGCGCTGTATTCGGTGACGATCGAGGAAAGCCCCTTCAGCCTGCTGCCGCCCCCGACGGCGACCGCCACGCTGAAATACCCTCGGCCGACGACGGACGTGAGGTCGCTGGCGACCCTTGAAGTGACCGCCCGCGGCGACCTGTTCACCGGCCCGCCGAACATGGCCATCGATCCGACCCACGCCTACCAGGCCTCGGTCTACACCACCCAAGGCCTGCTGGTCTTCGATCTGTGCGCCGCCGAAGCGCCGCAAAGCGTGAACAACTTCGTGGTCCTGGCGCGGATGGGCTATTGGGACAGCTTCCCCTTCAACTACGTCGAACGGCACAAGTTCCTGCTCACCGGCCAGCCCGCCGGCTTGGCGGAAAGCGACATCGGCTACACCATCCCGCACGAAGCCGGCTGTCCCAACGAGGCCGGAGCCCTCGGCTACTGGCTGGCCGAGGACGGCGAGGATTCCAGCGCCAGCCAGCTCTACATCCTGCTGGTGACCAACAAGGTCCTGGACGGGAAGAACACCGCCTTCGGCCGGCTGGCGAACAAAGAGGCGTTGGACAACGCGAACAAGATCACCACCAACGACCGGATCGTCACGATCCGGATCGACGATCTGGGAGTGGCGCCGACCCCGACCGAAACCCGGACCCCCGGCCCGACCCGCACCGCCACGCCGACGCGCACGGCCACCCCGACCAAAACGTCGACAGCGGATCCGTACGCGACGGCCAGCGCGACCGCGACCGATACCTCGACCGCCACGCCGACGCCGACGGCATAG
- a CDS encoding NADH-quinone oxidoreductase subunit M yields the protein MTSFPLLSLLVFLPMGSALVLLLIPAGRVRAVRGFALTVGAAALALSAAAYLSYDLRAGGYQLEEAAAWIPRWGIGYHVGVNGISLPLVLLNGIAVFTGTLVSLGIDERPREFFALLFFLASGVFGVFVAQDLFLLFFFYEIAVFPMYLLIALWGWPKIREYAAMKLTLYLFLGSMVALIGALVLVFSLASPTFDLPALEAADFPPDLQRAVFPFVFLGFAVLGGLFPFHNWSPDGHAAAPTAVSMLHAGVLMKLGAFAALRAGILLMPEGAAFHMPWILVLALVNVLYGALIALAQTDFKYVIAFSSVSHMGLVMLGFAALNPEGLLGASLQMFSHGVMTALFFAVVGMVYDRTHAREIPALGGLAGRMPLAAAAFLVGGLASMGMPGFSGFIAELPVFLGLWRASPAAAVAAALGIVVTAAYILTVARRVFFGRLPAEQERGATRLTAKESMALILLMLFLVGMGVYPAWIAPLAESGVQSLMRIIGN from the coding sequence ATGACCTCCTTTCCTCTGCTCTCCCTGCTCGTCTTCCTGCCCATGGGCTCCGCCTTGGTCCTGTTGCTTATTCCGGCCGGGCGGGTGCGCGCCGTCCGCGGATTCGCGCTGACCGTGGGCGCGGCGGCCTTGGCGCTTTCCGCCGCCGCGTACCTTTCCTACGACCTGCGGGCGGGGGGATACCAACTGGAAGAAGCCGCCGCCTGGATCCCGCGCTGGGGGATCGGCTATCACGTCGGCGTCAACGGGATCAGCCTGCCGCTGGTCCTGCTGAATGGAATCGCGGTCTTCACCGGCACGCTCGTCTCGCTGGGGATCGACGAACGGCCGCGGGAATTCTTCGCCCTGCTGTTCTTCCTCGCCAGCGGCGTGTTCGGCGTTTTCGTCGCCCAAGACCTCTTCCTGCTGTTCTTCTTTTACGAGATCGCCGTTTTCCCGATGTACCTGTTGATCGCGCTGTGGGGTTGGCCGAAGATCCGCGAGTATGCGGCGATGAAGCTGACCCTGTACCTGTTCCTCGGGTCGATGGTCGCGCTGATCGGCGCGCTGGTTCTGGTGTTTTCCCTGGCGTCCCCGACCTTCGACCTTCCGGCGCTGGAGGCGGCGGACTTTCCGCCGGACCTGCAGCGGGCGGTGTTCCCGTTCGTCTTCCTCGGCTTTGCGGTGCTGGGCGGCCTGTTCCCGTTCCACAATTGGAGCCCGGACGGGCACGCCGCCGCGCCGACCGCCGTTTCGATGCTGCACGCCGGGGTGCTGATGAAGCTGGGCGCGTTCGCCGCCCTGCGGGCGGGCATCCTGCTGATGCCCGAAGGGGCCGCGTTTCACATGCCGTGGATCCTGGTTCTGGCGCTGGTCAACGTGCTCTACGGCGCGCTGATCGCCTTGGCCCAGACCGATTTCAAGTACGTCATTGCCTTCTCCTCGGTCTCGCACATGGGGCTGGTGATGCTCGGCTTCGCCGCGCTCAACCCCGAGGGCCTGCTCGGCGCCTCGCTGCAGATGTTTTCACACGGCGTGATGACAGCCCTGTTCTTCGCCGTGGTCGGGATGGTGTACGACCGGACCCATGCGCGCGAGATCCCCGCCCTGGGCGGATTGGCGGGCAGGATGCCGCTGGCGGCGGCGGCCTTCCTCGTCGGCGGCCTGGCCTCGATGGGCATGCCCGGGTTTTCGGGGTTCATCGCCGAGCTTCCGGTGTTCCTCGGTTTGTGGCGGGCCTCCCCGGCGGCGGCGGTCGCGGCCGCGCTGGGGATCGTGGTGACGGCGGCGTACATCCTGACGGTCGCGCGCCGCGTGTTCTTCGGCCGCCTGCCCGCCGAACAGGAACGCGGCGCAACGCGCCTGACCGCAAAAGAATCCATGGCGCTCATCCTGCTGATGCTCTTCCTGGTGGGGATGGGGGTGTATCCGGCGTGGATCGCGCCGCTGGCGGAGAGCGGCGTGCAATCGTTGATGAGGATCATCGGAAACTGA
- a CDS encoding NADH-quinone oxidoreductase subunit M, whose amino-acid sequence MTDFLSRHILSLLLFSPALGAGLLFLLPGRGKMLKAFAFAASLIPLGLAAALWLGYDGAAGGYQFQERTAWYPAVGAEYFLAADGLSIPLVLLTALLTSAALLAAAGVRENVRAFLALLLILESAVLGVFLSLDLLMFFLFWEFSLVPMYFLIHLWGGERRDAAALKFLLYTMGGSLGLLLAVQAMRIAAGTFDLTALVESWPALSQGMLFGAPLAAVKGLAFWGMAAAFAVKLPLWPFHTWLPDAHTEAPTAGSMILAGVLLKMGGYGFLRVLLPLFPEETARTAPLLAALAAAAIVLGALAAWAQADLKRLVAYSSVNHMGFVVLGVAAAAARGAEGASAGLALRGAALQMFTHGLSAAGMFLLVGVLYERTRTRRLEDLGGLFARAPVFGGILTFTAMASLGLPGLGGFVSELMVILGAFPAFPLAVGAAAGGLFFTGAYALKAIGGILHGALPERWKDAALEIGAREQAAMAPLMILSLAVGLWPGWILGMIGTAIR is encoded by the coding sequence GTGACCGACTTTCTCTCGCGCCACATCCTCTCGCTTCTCCTCTTCAGCCCCGCGCTGGGGGCGGGGCTGTTGTTCCTGCTGCCCGGCCGCGGAAAGATGCTGAAGGCGTTCGCCTTCGCCGCCAGCTTGATCCCCCTCGGGCTGGCCGCCGCGCTCTGGCTCGGCTACGACGGGGCGGCGGGCGGCTACCAATTCCAAGAGCGGACGGCCTGGTATCCAGCGGTCGGGGCGGAATATTTTCTGGCGGCGGACGGCCTCTCGATCCCGCTCGTCCTGCTCACCGCCCTGCTGACCTCCGCGGCGCTCCTCGCGGCGGCCGGCGTGCGGGAGAACGTGCGCGCCTTTCTGGCCCTCTTGCTGATCCTGGAAAGCGCGGTTTTGGGCGTGTTCCTCTCCCTGGACCTGCTGATGTTCTTCCTCTTCTGGGAGTTCAGCCTGGTCCCGATGTATTTCCTGATCCATTTGTGGGGCGGGGAGAGGCGCGACGCCGCGGCGCTGAAGTTCCTGCTGTACACGATGGGCGGCTCGCTGGGCCTGCTGTTGGCGGTCCAGGCGATGCGGATCGCCGCCGGGACCTTCGACCTGACGGCCCTGGTCGAGAGCTGGCCCGCGCTTTCGCAAGGGATGCTGTTCGGCGCGCCCCTCGCCGCGGTGAAGGGCCTGGCGTTTTGGGGGATGGCGGCCGCCTTCGCGGTGAAGCTGCCGCTTTGGCCGTTCCACACCTGGCTGCCGGACGCGCACACCGAGGCGCCGACCGCCGGTTCGATGATCCTGGCGGGGGTCCTTTTGAAGATGGGCGGGTACGGTTTCCTGCGCGTGCTGCTGCCGCTGTTTCCGGAGGAAACCGCGCGGACCGCCCCATTGCTCGCCGCCCTGGCCGCGGCGGCGATCGTCCTCGGCGCGCTGGCGGCCTGGGCGCAGGCCGACCTCAAGCGCCTGGTCGCCTATTCCTCGGTCAACCATATGGGCTTCGTGGTGCTGGGCGTTGCCGCTGCGGCGGCCCGCGGCGCGGAGGGCGCCTCCGCCGGGCTGGCTTTGCGGGGCGCGGCGCTGCAGATGTTCACCCACGGGCTGAGCGCGGCCGGAATGTTCCTGCTGGTGGGCGTGCTCTACGAGCGGACCCGCACCCGCCGGCTCGAGGACCTGGGCGGCCTCTTCGCGCGCGCGCCTGTATTCGGCGGGATCCTGACCTTCACCGCGATGGCCTCGCTCGGCTTGCCGGGGCTGGGCGGGTTCGTCTCGGAGCTGATGGTGATCCTTGGAGCGTTTCCGGCGTTTCCGCTCGCGGTCGGCGCGGCGGCGGGCGGATTGTTCTTCACCGGCGCTTACGCGTTGAAGGCGATCGGCGGGATCCTGCACGGGGCCCTGCCCGAACGCTGGAAGGATGCGGCGCTCGAAATCGGCGCACGCGAGCAGGCGGCGATGGCGCCGTTGATGATTCTCTCGCTGGCGGTCGGCCTGTGGCCGGGATGGATACTGGGAATGATCGGAACGGCGATACGATGA